The segment aaaaaaacagcggtcggttgcattttagccatttgtaagcatttttctgttgttatagcgccacccagttgccaattagagttaaatttctccagtcaccttgaggcgtcctgttctacatatctaccaagtttagtaaaaatccatatggcggttaggcctagataagaaattagctctctagcgcccccattttgtttgatggggtcaataatggaggggtccccNNNNNNNNNNNNNNNNNNNNNNNNNNNNNNNNNNNNNNNNNNNNNNNNNNNNNNNNNNNNNNNNNNNNNNNNNNNNNNNNNNNNNNNNNNNNNNNNNNNNNNNNNNNNNNNNNNNNNNNNNNNNNNNNNNNNNNNNNNNNNNNNNNNNNNNNNNNNNNNNNNNNNNNNNNNNNNNNNNNNNNNNNNNNNNNNNNNNNNNNNNNNNNNNNNNNNNNNNNNNNNNNNNNNNNNNNNNNNNNNNNNNNNNNNNNcccctttggccaattgatgtaatattgcttcattcgcatcctcccatgaccctctaccactgtgccaaatttcacatggattgaccaagtcagtgaggagaaaaacgtggaacagacacacagacagacagagttttcgtcattatatagtaagataaaatTACAAAGCAAAAGAGTTCATGACTGATGTTTAAAGCCACTTGCTGTATATCTTGTCAACATGACATTAAAATGAATTTAGAAGTCAACcgtgcaaaataactcaaaatatTTCCCGGAGCATCAAAGCGAAAATGAAGGCGAAAATACTGCAACATCATCAGTGTTGTGCTGAGAAACAAGGAACTTACAGCGAGTTTAATGAGTAGCTAAATGACCGATAGATGTGCTTCAGTAACTTGGCGGAGGTTTGGTAACTGGGTGAGTCACCGACCTGAATGTGGACATAGCTGAAGGTTGCTCCTTTCCAAGgaatcataatcataatcataaactAATAATCATTTATGAAGCACGCCTTGTGGACACTAACcgatttatttttacagtcagaGGTATTTGTTTATATAGTAAACAACTGCAGTTTACATATTAGAATTAATAAGTCAGTCTCAACCACTCACAAGGATTTGActtgtgtatgaatgtttgtttatttgtaaatGTCTCTTTTTGAACTCTGTAGATTTGCAAGCATTGCTATTGCAAATAAAATCTTAGTGGCCCCCACCTGCTGCATTCTTAGACCTCTCTGTGTAGAGGTCATATAAGGTCAATCCTTAAAATCTTGAAGTTGGATTTCTGTAACTTGAGTGATCTGCAACACTTTAAATCAAGCTAGTCCATGAAGTTATCATATAGTTTTTCAGTCCAGAACAAAAAGGAGATAAAGGTGTAATAAAGATAAAGGATGTAGTGTAAGCATCATTAACGTCTCGTGTACAGTGTGGTTCTCACAAGAATTGCAAGGACTAATAAATAGACACAGCTGCTATTTACTGAATTGCCTATCATGGTATCttgattgttttctttgtggAATAATTCGGATATGATTATATAAAGTCAACTTGTAATAAAACTTTGTATCTAAATTATTTCACATCGATCACCATGACACAATTTATATAACCTTACTGAATTACTCACTGCTCACTACTCACCAATGAACTAATCATTTCCATGACCTCAGATACTCCTGGCGCGAGCAACAACAGGTTGAGTCATGAGGTCAGCAGACCGACACAGACTTTATCATCCGTATTACGTACTGCAGTGGACTTTGTTTAACTTACCTTTGCCCTTAAACACAAGGGGAGATCCACGTCATGAGCGAGGGCCTCATATCCTTCTTACACCATTCATGAATACAGTATTTCACTTACATGAAGTAAAGCTGGGCTTGTTTTTCATAAGGGAAGCACATGCCATACAGTTACTCACTGTGGGCATTATCACACCACTAAAATATTCTGGATGTGCCTGGTACAAGGAGATACATAACTATAAGAGAGCGTATCTTCAGCAAATATTTGCAGACTGACCTTGTTGACAGGCATAACTCTGTTAAGAAGTGACGCGACCTAAttttttaaacttctttttaaagtaaaaaaacaaaattgcaatGTAATATGtgtaaacactgaaacattacCCAGTCTGTTTAGTCTAACTGGTATGAGCTGGTATGAAATTCAACAGTCCAGCAAAATATGTAGCTTTATTGATATTGTTTGATTGGAATCATCAACATGTGTGATATTTACAGCTCACGAGGTACCAAACAGGCAAACACAGTTttacattaacatacattttgTCACAGGTGTGCATTTTGGGGGAGATGCAGGGGACACATCCCGCCACAATATTTAGAATATAGACATTTGTAGCCCCCAAATACATGAAAGCAGAGGGCTTTTGTTTTGAAGAAATCAAAGACATTTCcatcataaattgatgcagaaaatattcacatgtgcacaaaaaaattaccagaatgcaggaaattaagtttCAAAATCGTATAACTTGCTTAAAATTTGCTGGGGGACAACCTCCAAATCCCCTGTTCCATATGTGTCCcccaaatgttgaaacaaaacctacacccttgaattttaatgactttaaagaAGCTGCTTTTTAGTTAAAGTTAGACATATATTTATCCCGACAGAGGGCGAATTTTCAGGTCATTACATCAGTAAACGAATAAACAAGAGTACAGAGAATAGTGCAACAAGTGTCAAACACAACTACTcatataaaagtaaaagtatgccCTTTTAAGCATGTGCATGCATACAAGTGTGCAAACTGCAGCAAGGAATCTGtgattttaattaaattcatatttatgaataacttaaaaatacaaaatacaaaaactacatgaaacTGATAAACAACTATAACTTACATGCAAACAAAGTACCAGCACACCTTCATGCACAGGCCTACTTTTCCTGACACCAAAATATCCCGACAGTGACAGCGACAGCGAAACATGTGGCTCCAAAGAAGAAGAGGGCGGAAGCAGCAGAAAAAATCTTTTCGGTTGCACTGGGCTTCTTCTGAAATTCAGAGGTGCAGTGGagatgaaacacatttttactgtaGCACATGAATTGTTATGGTGCAGACAGTTGTTataacaacatataaaacatttatttattaatgttatgtcatgtcatgttatgTCATGATGTGGACagactcaccttttttctttgtcgCCTCCAGCTCTCACTGCTTTTTAGACTCCCTGCAACAGGAAATGGTGACAAatactgtattgttttgttCTTCATAAGAATCTATACTGTATTATATTATCATTTATGTTCACACAGTGCTATACAAGTCATTTACCTGTTTTGTTTCTTCCCAGTATTGTGTTTCTGAGAATACATCTTATGATAACCCAAATTACAAACAGGACCATCCACACTGTGAAGGCGATCGTCACTTTCACAAGCCAGGAATCTTTCCTCTTCTTTCCACAGCTGTCATTGTCCAAAACACTAACAACGATGACAGCAACTGTGTGTGAAACAGATTTAGAAATCAGAGCACTGAAGTGGCAACAGCAGCTCGCCTATTTGAAGAGATGTTGCCAGCTGTGACATCGATTAGCTTGACTTATTTTAAGGCagtagttcaacattttgggcaATGTGCATCTTTGCATTCTTGTTGAGATTTAAATGAGAAGaaaccactctcatatctgtctggTAAATATgtggctacagccagcagctggttagcttagcattagccTAAAGAGTGAAAAGTGAGGGAGTTCTGTCCATGCGCTagcactaattaacatgttatatcgGATTTGCTCAATTAATATAAAACTAGTCCATACATAATTTGTTcttcatgaggagaggcatctctgtgcaaagtttcatatctctacgacatacgggcatgagatatgcccattcaaagtttgcaatttcaattggttgctatagcgcccccctttggccaattgatgtaatattgcttcattcgcatcctcccatgaccctctaccactgtgccaaatttcacatggactgaccaagtcagtgaggagaaaaacgtggaacaaacacacagacacacccacagacagacagagttttcgtcattatatagtaagataaaatTACAAAGCAGTTCATAACTGATGTTTAAAGCCACTTGTTATATATCTTGTCAACATGGCATTAAAATGAATTTAGAAGTCAACcgtgcaaaataactcaaaatatTTCCCGGAGCATCAAAGCGAAAATGAATGTGGAAATGCTGCAACATCATCAGTGCTGTGCTGATAAACAAGGAACTTACAGCGAGTTTAATGAGTAGCTAAATGACCGATAGATGTGCTTCAATAACTTGGCGGAGGTTTGGTAACTGGGTGAGTCACCGACCTGAATGTGGACATAGCTGAAGGTAACTGGGTGAGTCACCGACCTGAATGTGGACATAGCTGAAGGTTGCTCCTTTCCAAGGAAtcataaaacaaataatcatTTATGAAGCACGCCTTGTGGACACTAACATGACTgtacagacagagttttcatcattatatagtaagatcagCAGTATTTAACAACAAactgttaataaataaatgctaagctaagctaactggctgctggctgtagccatTAGACAGAAGGCAGTGAGAAGGAGAGCTTCTTCGTTGGTGTATTTGGCTGAGCAGCACGAAAAATTCAAAAGCAGACAATGATGTGTGCAGCTGCTTGATCAGCATAGGACCACGGCGGGGTGATACAGCACACACATCCAACAAGAGCCCAGTTTGCTTTTCTAGTACATCCACAGTTAGTTAAGTGCATACTTCTGCAAATTTGGGCAGATGACCCACACATACCTACATGTCCACGCAAACTATGAATTGTCcttaactctcagcaagaatgcaaataagtgtatttctcaaaatgtcaaactattcctttaaagactTCAAGTCTTCTCACAGAGAGAAGTCAGGAGTTAAGTTTACTCAAATGCTTAAAATCAATTTCCTTACTTGTAAAAATGCTATGGATGACAGAGCACGCTTCGACTATAATGTCTGAGATCTCCTTCCTTGAACAgaacaaaagagaaacaaaaacagttctGTGAAAAGTGCTGATGTAAGGGTCACTTCAAATGTTcaagcagaggaagaggagggtttTTTGTGAtcagttgtttattgtttgtataAAGGAAGGAAAGCACCACTGCAGTCATACAAGTGACAAAAGGTGAAGTGTAATACCACAGTTCCCCACCATTTCCCCTGTTCTCCTTCAGCTAACCCACTCCACCCCGACGCTCTAtgccaggggtgtcaaacacaTTGCTCGTGGCCCAGAACCaacccgccaaagggtccaatccggctactagatgactagactaagaggtgccaggtttcagcaGCAAGTTCAACAATGTGTTGCCTGCTTCATGTGaaattctgcttcagaggcttttccactcCTACCAGAACACAGCTCTCTGATGTAACAATAAATACTTACTGTGACcatatttaaagattttaaacattgtgcaaaatattgtcaatcagcagcttcagtttaaaacaatctgtatcaggaaatgtatggacatgtaatgacagtgagaagtgGACtcactgaatgtggaaaaactgagacatacttttgaaattgcacgtatttttcttaagacatctcagACTGTTCGTCTGTTGTGTAATATACTTGTAAttctttacacaaaaaagggaGAACATTAGAGCTGATGTTACTTATACTGTAGGTTATTGTGCGGTGGTTTTTATTGGTCCGGCCCATTTAAGAGATGAACTAGAATGAGTTTGACACACCTGCTCTATGCCCTGATATGGTGAACCAAAGTACACATGaggcagaagaaaagaggaagaaaaaaaaattaaaatgcacgTATGCATGCAcctgtgtacacacaaaaacacacacaaaaaaaccctccaccaaaacaaaacagtacaaCCCACCCATTCCTCACAACCCcccctctgtgctgctgcagaaagCCCATGACCACTATCGACATAAACCAAcagcatttagacacaaaagATTCACATTATTGTGCTGATTACCTCCTTAATCCCTATTGTACGTATTAAAGTATGTATAAATATTTCAATCGAGTAAACAGCAAAGCAAGCAGGTGAAAATGCATAAGAACATGACTGAAAAAGCCAGCTAACCACAAATATTTATAGTAAAACACTCATTTTCTCTGGTATCTTCTACCTGCTGGTCAAAGCTACAAGACGGAGAAGAAGTTGTACTTACAGTTCATGACTGGGTCCAATTGGCAGACAGACGATTACCAGCTCCACGAAATTTATCACTATcgtcacacacacaagaacaagGAGAGTGACCTaaacatgcccacacacacacacacacacacacacacacacacacacacagttatttcacacacacatcgaATATAACCTCttacaatacaaacatttgGATAGAAATACAGATTTGTACACCACCTATTTACTTACTTTAATGGGCTCagccaaacaaaacaagaccaGGGCCGATATCTCAATTGCTGCACAAAGCAGACAGCATGATATCTTTAACCcctagaaaacaaataaagtgtCAGCCATCTTAATAACTCCAAATAATTAgtattgattttgtgtttttgattttaaaggCACAGACACATACGCAAATGACACTGACTGAGCCTATGAATGccttagagcagtggttcccaactggtgggtcgcggtccaaaagtgggttgtgggtccGTTCTGAATGGGCCCTCTTTACACTAAAGAAACCCTATTTATTATATCTAATTTCTTTTAATATATCCACTGAAAtctcacacactttttaattctGTAATTACCTCTCCATATAATTTTAATTGTTAGTAGCGGGGTCTGCCATTTCACCACCAGATTCAAATTACCTTCCTATGCATGAGGGAGTCACAGGAAACATTACGAGACTGCGGGATGATGACAACCAAAAACAGTCACAACAGCAGCACAAGTTCTCCAACTCATGCCTTACCTTATTTGGATGAGAACAGAGGCTGTTAACGAGGGTGGTCATGGTCATTAATATAGTGGGTAGTTCCtgataagagagagagaaatgaaaatgaataatctggctttttttttttttttttttttttttggcaggacTATGTGTAATGACATCTACTGGGTGTGACATGAGTTTTTAAATACCGTACCATTCTGAGTAGCACCAGCACGCTTCTGAAATTCATCACTGAAGTACCTACTCCCTGAAGAAGTTAAGAGACACATTAAAGAGTTGTGTAAATAAAGATGTTGAAGTTTATATATTAATGCATAGATTTGGCgcaatgtcaaaaataaataaatcaagtcCGCTTTTGCGTCCGTCCTTACCTTAAATAGGTCTAAAAGTCCGGGCCTTTGAGTGGTCGTGCTTGGTCCTGCAGTAGTTAGATTTATAGTATTAGAATCAGCCTCACTTGTACTACTTGATGTTGTAGTACTTACGGCAGTACTTGGCATTGTAGTACCTCTTGTAGTACTTGGCTTTGTAATCTCTGTTGTAATACCTGGCGTTGTAGTCTCTGTTGTAGTACTTGGCATTGTAGTCTCTGTTGTAGTACCTGGCGTTGTAGTCTCTGTTGTAGTACTTGGCGTTGTAGTCTCTTTTGTAGTACTTGGCATTGTAGTACCTCTTGTAGTACTTGGCTTTGTAGTCTCTGTTGTAGTACTTGGCATTGTAGTACCTCTTGTAGTACTTGGCTTTGTAGTCTCTGTTGTAGTACCTGGCGTTGTAGTCTCTGTTGTAGTACTTGGCGTTGTAGTCTCTGTTGTAGTACTTGGCATTGTAGTACCTCTTGTAGTACTTGGCTTTGTAGTCTCTGTTGTAGTACCTGGCGTTGTAGTCTCTGTTGTAGTACTTGGCGTTGTAGTCTCTTTTGTAGTACTTGGCATTGTAGTCTCTGTTGTAGTACCTggtgttgtattttttattgtagTCATTGGCGTTGTGTCATTCGGTGAGGGCGTGGTGGGTGAAGGTAAAGTGACATTCAAATTCGCCACATTCCAGAATCTGCTGAAAGACTCAACAAATGTGACTCTGAAACATATCAGACAGGCACAGATGTTAACGTTAATCATTTTGCTCAGGAGAGTATAGTAATCTTGACTTTTGGAGGTCAGTCAAAGTGTATGAATACCTAAAATTGATATCTGTGATGTCTTGTCCGCCTGCCGTCCAGTTAACATGAATCAAAGTCTTTCTTTGATTGTTTCTTTGAGAAACAGCCTGGCCCTGAGGAGAGAGACACAAGTAAAGAAACATCCACATGAGGGCTTGATAAGGCTTTAATCTTCAATTTCCACTTCATGTTCGTTTCAAGagtttgaaaaatgaagccagtacGGAAGTGccgaaaactgcagttttttgaaTGCTTGCTGGAGGCAAGTTtatccccatagacacccatgttattaaaatgcccaactttacagcagaaataaacacgtttacagcctgatacaaaagaTTATGATCTCTACATGTCATTTCCCACTTTCACCCcattttattaagacttaaagCTATGCGTAATTAAGGGTAGACCACTTTTGATAACAGGCTGTGTGCCAATAGTTTCCTCAatttctcagtcagatccaccccttgctcatCCACAGCTCAATCCTTTTGCCCagatatggtcacctctggctcccaAAActaaccaagatggcgacgaccAGATtgtcaaactcaaggcttcaaaacgggtgtccacaaaccaatgggtgacgtcaatTAAAATCGTTGATTAAAATAGAAATGAGAAATGTGaatcttcaactaatcaatTCAATGCGCATTTATTACCTCTAATCATACTGAAATGGAATGGTTACTTACTGGTATATTACGGCATTTCAGGAGTCGAGTCTTATCAGATTCAAGCAAGATGAAATTTCCAACAGGATGTTCTGTGCCGTTCGTCCAAGCCTCCAACATAAACCCCCTGAACTCTGCAGATGGATTTCTTTCGAGAGTCACTGGACAATGGTTTTAAGGTTCATTAGTGCGATGGCGATGGGACAGAAAATATAGACAGATATTAGTAATAACCTTGCACTTGGTGAATAACCACCGCAACAAAGACTGATAAACAAGCTTTCAAGAAAAGGGATCCAGTAGTCTCTTTACCTTTGATAGGGTCTCCCTTTTGGCTGTAGGTTAAAGTCATCGTAAAGGGCAGTTCAGTGTTCTGAGGTACATATTGCACCCCATCTCTACCCCTGTGGTTAACGAACATATTTCCACATGAATCTGGGAAGTAACCATTTGCGTACCCATGCACTTTTGAGACGACGTTAAGACCAATCAAAATCCACAACCacatctgtaaaacaaaatgtctttctTCATTAACATGCAGTCACTGGGGATTAATACCTGGGGATGGTGACATCATAATACATACTGAAGTCTCCCAACTTTTAAACAATGCAGTACAGAGCAACAATCCCCACACTCTTCATCCAATATACATGTAAACACTGTAAGATTAAAGTCAGCTCTTCAACCTTGTAGCCATTGTGCAATTGCAAATGCAGTTTGCTAGAATAAAGAGTCAacaattaatttctttttgaaataaaaaaaacgttTAAACAGTATGAGACCTAAAGGTAGTTTAGCATTTAGAGATCTCTCTCACTGTTTTGATCAAATTCACACTTGGCTTTATGGTGCTGTAAGACCTCACTGGTAAATAATTAACAATATACCCATAGTGACAACTCCTTTTCTCTTACCTTAAAATATTTGTATACAGTGTCCCATATCATGAAACCACAAGTTAAGATGTCATACAACCAAAGACGCTCAGAACTTTCTGGTTAAGTCTCTAGAAAAGTAAAGAAATCTTAGGAATGTCTTTGAAGAAAGGGACCCTTCTTCCTGGACAGTCCGGCATGtagtgtgtgttagagagagcaACATAACACCTCAGCAGAAAGAAGGAGGAAGTTAGAAAGGGCAATCTAAGTGCACGGCTTGAACCCACCCACTGGACAGCTAAATTATAAAGAAAATACAGCTTCCCTTTGCTGCGGCTTAGACCTGTGTCTCAGAATATTCTCAGGGTTTGAGGGTTTCCCAACAGCATCCAGGTTCTTCAAATACTCTGGTCTAAAACTACTGCAATCACTCCACACAGCACAGATCCGAGTCTGCAGTGCTGGGGGAACAGCTGTTGCTTGATGAATGCATCAAATCAAAATAACTGTGAATTCAAAATCAATCCATAATGACACAGAGAAGTGCTGTTAGCTTCTTTCCTTGGAACGTAATGTAGAATATGCATGTGCTTTGAATTTAAATGTCTATTTAAACAGCCAGGacgtttttgtatttttaagatTTCATCTGTATTTTGCAGTATTGTttcagtcagtcaatcagtcGATCAAACTTAAttcaacacaaagtgcttcacacaataatacaataaaacgcTAGGGGAAGGGGACGGGAAAGGGAAGAGGCTACAGGGCCCTGAAATGCAGCACCTCCAGACTGAGGAACAGTTTTTAACCTACAGCTAATCCTTTTTATAGCACCTTATTTATCATATTTATCGCATTTTAATGTGTgggtatgtgagtgtgtgtttgggcagAGTGAATGGaacagttttttcttttattagagtaaactagtccatacccattggtagctttgtcaccttctacctatgccaatcctcaatgcctatgtgcagtttcacatagattgaccacgtcagtgagtagaaaaacgtgggacagacagaatgactgactgacagtttccgtgattataccatgactta is part of the Epinephelus moara isolate mb chromosome 10, YSFRI_EMoa_1.0, whole genome shotgun sequence genome and harbors:
- the LOC126396697 gene encoding mucin-17-like isoform X5, translating into MIWDTVYKYFKMWLWILIGLNVVSKVHGYANGYFPDSCGNMFVNHRGRDGVQYVPQNTELPFTMTLTYSQKGDPIKVTLERNPSAEFRGFMLEAWTNGTEHPVGNFILLESDKTRLLKCRNIPGQAVSQRNNQRKTLIHVNWTAGGQDITDINFRVTFVESFSRFWNVANLNVTLPSPTTPSPNDTTPMTTIKNTTPGTTTETTMPSTTKETTTPSTTTETTTPGTTTETTKPSTTRGTTMPSTTTETTTPSTTTETTTPGTTTETTKPSTTRGTTMPSTTTETTKPSTTRGTTMPSTTKETTTPSTTTETTTPGPSTTTQRPGLLDLFKGVGTSVMNFRSVLVLLRMELPTILMTMTTLVNSLCSHPNKGLKISCCLLCAAIEISALVLFCLAEPIKVTLLVLVCVTIVINFVELVIVCLPIGPSHELKEISDIIVEACSVIHSIFTIAVIVVSVLDNDSCGKKRKDSWLVKVTIAFTVWMVLFVIWVIIRCILRNTILGRNKTGSLKSSESWRRQRKKKKPSATEKIFSAASALFFFGATCFAVAVTVGIFWCQEK
- the LOC126396697 gene encoding mucin-17-like isoform X2, producing the protein MIWDTVYKYFKMWLWILIGLNVVSKVHGYANGYFPDSCGNMFVNHRGRDGVQYVPQNTELPFTMTLTYSQKGDPIKVTLERNPSAEFRGFMLEAWTNGTEHPVGNFILLESDKTRLLKCRNIPGQAVSQRNNQRKTLIHVNWTAGGQDITDINFRVTFVESFSRFWNVANLNVTLPSPTTPSPNDTTPMTTIKNTTPGTTTETTMPSTTKETTTPSTTTETTTPGTTTETTKPSTTRGTTMPSTTTETTTPSTTTETTTPGTTTETTKPSTTRGTTMPSTTTETTKPSTTRGTTMPSTTKETTTPSTTTETTTPGTTTETTMPSTTTETTTPGPSTTTQRPGLLDLFKGVGTSVMNFRSVLVLLRMELPTILMTMTTLVNSLCSHPNKGLKISCCLLCAAIEISALVLFCLAEPIKVTLLVLVCVTIVINFVELVIVCLPIGPSHELKEISDIIVEACSVIHSIFTIAVIVVSVLDNDSCGKKRKDSWLVKVTIAFTVWMVLFVIWVIIRCILRNTILGRNKTGSLKSSESWRRQRKKKKPSATEKIFSAASALFFFGATCFAVAVTVGIFWCQEK
- the LOC126396697 gene encoding uncharacterized protein LOC126396697 isoform X1, which codes for MIWDTVYKYFKMWLWILIGLNVVSKVHGYANGYFPDSCGNMFVNHRGRDGVQYVPQNTELPFTMTLTYSQKGDPIKVTLERNPSAEFRGFMLEAWTNGTEHPVGNFILLESDKTRLLKCRNIPGQAVSQRNNQRKTLIHVNWTAGGQDITDINFRVTFVESFSRFWNVANLNVTLPSPTTPSPNDTTPMTTIKNTTPGTTTETTMPSTTKETTTPSTTTETTTPGTTTETTKPSTTRGTTMPSTTTETTTPSTTTETTTPGTTTETTKPSTTRGTTMPSTTTETTKPSTTRGTTMPSTTKETTTPSTTTETTTPGTTTETTMPSTTTETTTPGITTEITKPSTTRGPSTTTQRPGLLDLFKGVGTSVMNFRSVLVLLRMELPTILMTMTTLVNSLCSHPNKGLKISCCLLCAAIEISALVLFCLAEPIKVTLLVLVCVTIVINFVELVIVCLPIGPSHELKEISDIIVEACSVIHSIFTIAVIVVSVLDNDSCGKKRKDSWLVKVTIAFTVWMVLFVIWVIIRCILRNTILGRNKTGSLKSSESWRRQRKKKKPSATEKIFSAASALFFFGATCFAVAVTVGIFWCQEK
- the LOC126396697 gene encoding mucin-3A-like isoform X9, with product MIWDTVYKYFKMWLWILIGLNVVSKVHGYANGYFPDSCGNMFVNHRGRDGVQYVPQNTELPFTMTLTYSQKGDPIKVTLERNPSAEFRGFMLEAWTNGTEHPVGNFILLESDKTRLLKCRNIPGQAVSQRNNQRKTLIHVNWTAGGQDITDINFRVTFVESFSRFWNVANLNVTLPSPTTPSPNDTTPMTTIKNTTPGTTTETTMPSTTKETTTPSTTTETTTPGTTTETTKPSTTRGTTMPSTTKETTTPSTTTETTTPGTTTETTMPSTTTETTTPGITTEITKPSTTRGPSTTTQRPGLLDLFKGVGTSVMNFRSVLVLLRMELPTILMTMTTLVNSLCSHPNKGLKISCCLLCAAIEISALVLFCLAEPIKVTLLVLVCVTIVINFVELVIVCLPIGPSHELKEISDIIVEACSVIHSIFTIAVIVVSVLDNDSCGKKRKDSWLVKVTIAFTVWMVLFVIWVIIRCILRNTILGRNKTGSLKSSESWRRQRKKKKPSATEKIFSAASALFFFGATCFAVAVTVGIFWCQEK
- the LOC126396697 gene encoding uncharacterized protein LOC126396697 isoform X7 → MIWDTVYKYFKMWLWILIGLNVVSKVHGYANGYFPDSCGNMFVNHRGRDGVQYVPQNTELPFTMTLTYSQKGDPIKVTLERNPSAEFRGFMLEAWTNGTEHPVGNFILLESDKTRLLKCRNIPGQAVSQRNNQRKTLIHVNWTAGGQDITDINFRVTFVESFSRFWNVANLNVTLPSPTTPSPNDTTPMTTIKNTTPGTTTETTMPSTTKETTTPSTTTETTTPGTTTETTKPSTTRGTTMPSTTTETTTPSTTTETTTPGTTTETTKPSTTTETTMPSTTTETTTPGITTEITKPSTTRGPSTTTQRPGLLDLFKGVGTSVMNFRSVLVLLRMELPTILMTMTTLVNSLCSHPNKGLKISCCLLCAAIEISALVLFCLAEPIKVTLLVLVCVTIVINFVELVIVCLPIGPSHELKEISDIIVEACSVIHSIFTIAVIVVSVLDNDSCGKKRKDSWLVKVTIAFTVWMVLFVIWVIIRCILRNTILGRNKTGSLKSSESWRRQRKKKKPSATEKIFSAASALFFFGATCFAVAVTVGIFWCQEK
- the LOC126396697 gene encoding uncharacterized protein LOC126396697 isoform X11; translated protein: MIWDTVYKYFKMWLWILIGLNVVSKVHGYANGYFPDSCGNMFVNHRGRDGVQYVPQNTELPFTMTLTYSQKGDPIKVTLERNPSAEFRGFMLEAWTNGTEHPVGNFILLESDKTRLLKCRNIPGQAVSQRNNQRKTLIHVNWTAGGQDITDINFRVTFVESFSRFWNVANLNVTLPSPTTPSPNDTTPMTTIKNTTPGTTTETTMPSTTKETTTPSTTTETTTPGTTTETTKPSTTRGTTMPSTTTETTTPSTTTETTTPGPSTTTQRPGLLDLFKGVGTSVMNFRSVLVLLRMELPTILMTMTTLVNSLCSHPNKGLKISCCLLCAAIEISALVLFCLAEPIKVTLLVLVCVTIVINFVELVIVCLPIGPSHELKEISDIIVEACSVIHSIFTIAVIVVSVLDNDSCGKKRKDSWLVKVTIAFTVWMVLFVIWVIIRCILRNTILGRNKTGSLKSSESWRRQRKKKKPSATEKIFSAASALFFFGATCFAVAVTVGIFWCQEK
- the LOC126396697 gene encoding uncharacterized protein LOC126396697 isoform X13 is translated as MIWDTVYKYFKMWLWILIGLNVVSKVHGYANGYFPDSCGNMFVNHRGRDGVQYVPQNTELPFTMTLTYSQKGDPIKVTLERNPSAEFRGFMLEAWTNGTEHPVGNFILLESDKTRLLKCRNIPGQAVSQRNNQRKTLIHVNWTAGGQDITDINFRVTFVESFSRFWNVANLNVTLPSPTTPSPNDTTPMTTIKNTTPGTTTETTMPSTTKETTTPSTTTETTTPGPSTTTQRPGLLDLFKGVGTSVMNFRSVLVLLRMELPTILMTMTTLVNSLCSHPNKGLKISCCLLCAAIEISALVLFCLAEPIKVTLLVLVCVTIVINFVELVIVCLPIGPSHELKEISDIIVEACSVIHSIFTIAVIVVSVLDNDSCGKKRKDSWLVKVTIAFTVWMVLFVIWVIIRCILRNTILGRNKTGSLKSSESWRRQRKKKKPSATEKIFSAASALFFFGATCFAVAVTVGIFWCQEK
- the LOC126396697 gene encoding uncharacterized protein LOC126396697 isoform X12; this translates as MIWDTVYKYFKMWLWILIGLNVVSKVHGYANGYFPDSCGNMFVNHRGRDGVQYVPQNTELPFTMTLTYSQKGDPIKVTLERNPSAEFRGFMLEAWTNGTEHPVGNFILLESDKTRLLKCRNIPGQAVSQRNNQRKTLIHVNWTAGGQDITDINFRVTFVESFSRFWNVANLNVTLPSPTTPSPNDTTPMTTIKNTTPGTTTETTMPSTTKETTTPSTTTETTTPGTTTETTKPSTTRGPSTTTQRPGLLDLFKGVGTSVMNFRSVLVLLRMELPTILMTMTTLVNSLCSHPNKGLKISCCLLCAAIEISALVLFCLAEPIKVTLLVLVCVTIVINFVELVIVCLPIGPSHELKEISDIIVEACSVIHSIFTIAVIVVSVLDNDSCGKKRKDSWLVKVTIAFTVWMVLFVIWVIIRCILRNTILGRNKTGSLKSSESWRRQRKKKKPSATEKIFSAASALFFFGATCFAVAVTVGIFWCQEK